A genomic stretch from Shewanella woodyi ATCC 51908 includes:
- a CDS encoding acyl-CoA thioesterase: MKYYSRRFIKPEHLNPANLLFGGQLLSWIDEEAAIFAGCQMKSQQLVTKLISEINFMTPARQGDVIEFGLELISAGSSSITVRCEVRSKVSHLPIVTINQMVFVNVDEKGLPKPHGIRANAA; the protein is encoded by the coding sequence ATGAAATATTACAGTCGCAGATTTATTAAGCCTGAACATTTAAACCCTGCAAACCTTCTCTTTGGTGGGCAGTTGTTGAGTTGGATTGATGAGGAGGCGGCAATTTTTGCTGGCTGCCAGATGAAGAGCCAACAATTAGTGACCAAATTAATCTCTGAGATCAACTTTATGACACCCGCAAGGCAGGGGGATGTGATTGAGTTTGGCCTTGAGTTAATCAGTGCGGGAAGTAGCTCTATTACTGTTCGCTGTGAAGTGAGGAGTAAGGTTTCACACCTTCCCATTGTTACTATCAATCAGATGGTATTTGTTAATGTGGATGAAAAGGGCTTGCCTAAGCCCCACGGTATAAGGGCAAATGCCGCTTAG
- a CDS encoding phosphate/phosphite/phosphonate ABC transporter substrate-binding protein — protein sequence MNKLTLTSCMAGNADPFVKKLTEYLATKLQLPMTSTLDISWQEREQKFDNGEIQICWICGLPYAWKADSTGSEIELLATPVLEASRYQNKAVYYSDIMVPAESDIQTFDDLQGASWAYNEPNSHSGSYLMRSHLAALGLDSRYLGKVIESGAHQESIKMLLNRDIDASAIDSWVFELELANDPSLATRLRVIETLGPSGFPPFIISKQVPEHLRQTLRSAMLAMDKDPLGREILDSVKISHFTQNGDRDYDSIREMAKLAQQVEWSK from the coding sequence ATGAATAAGCTAACATTGACCTCTTGCATGGCGGGCAACGCCGACCCTTTTGTAAAAAAACTAACAGAGTACCTCGCAACTAAGCTGCAACTCCCTATGACATCGACTCTTGATATCAGTTGGCAAGAGAGAGAACAGAAGTTTGATAATGGCGAAATACAGATCTGTTGGATCTGCGGATTACCTTACGCTTGGAAAGCCGACAGTACTGGCAGCGAAATAGAACTACTGGCCACGCCAGTATTAGAAGCCAGCCGTTACCAAAATAAAGCTGTTTACTACTCAGATATTATGGTCCCTGCCGAGAGCGATATTCAAACATTTGACGATCTTCAGGGGGCAAGTTGGGCCTATAATGAACCCAACTCACACTCAGGTAGCTACCTTATGCGAAGCCATCTGGCGGCATTGGGGCTAGACAGTCGCTATTTGGGCAAAGTCATTGAATCTGGCGCCCATCAAGAGTCAATAAAGATGCTTTTAAATCGCGACATAGATGCCTCAGCTATCGACAGCTGGGTGTTTGAACTAGAGCTTGCAAACGATCCATCACTCGCAACAAGACTTCGTGTTATCGAGACTCTCGGCCCAAGCGGCTTCCCGCCGTTTATCATCTCAAAACAGGTTCCCGAGCATCTACGTCAAACATTAAGGTCGGCCATGCTAGCCATGGATAAAGATCCATTAGGCCGTGAGATACTGGACTCAGTAAAGATATCCCACTTCACTCAAAATGGGGATAGAGATTACGACTCCATTCGTGAGATGGCGAAGTTAGCTCAGCAGGTTGAGTGGAGTAAATAA
- a CDS encoding efflux RND transporter periplasmic adaptor subunit, producing MPAQTVSKLKWCTLFIIGLQLAACGDAPAPKQAMLPSVIVNTAKTEEIQSKTEIVGRTHASEDVVIKSQIQGQLLKRTFIEGDDIDKGDLLFEIDPSTFEAELAQHKAVLKQALASRDVAVMNWERGSRLLPDGMISAQDMDELTTRKLTTAAGVVQAEAAVKGSELQLSYTKIYAPISGRISNSKVSTGDIISSNSEMANLVQLQPMWVNFQVAERALINARESFAKAAKKEIEISDIIIGLRLPNGSMFSETGYVDFVSNRVDAATGTLPIRATFKNENKLMLPGMFVTLIIESPVKENALLIPQASVQEDQQGRFVMVLNDKDEVEKRIVELGERFGIDWRVLSGLKDGERIVVDGLQKIRPGIQVKAVEQEVIPFKESQTAPK from the coding sequence ATGCCTGCTCAAACCGTTTCAAAATTAAAATGGTGCACTCTGTTTATTATAGGATTGCAATTAGCGGCCTGTGGCGACGCTCCTGCACCTAAGCAAGCTATGTTGCCGAGTGTTATCGTCAATACGGCTAAAACCGAAGAGATTCAATCTAAGACTGAAATCGTCGGTCGTACTCATGCTTCTGAAGATGTGGTAATTAAATCTCAAATTCAGGGGCAGTTGCTAAAGCGCACTTTTATTGAGGGGGATGATATTGATAAAGGGGATCTGTTGTTTGAGATCGACCCCTCTACTTTTGAGGCTGAACTTGCTCAACATAAAGCTGTGTTAAAGCAAGCATTAGCTTCCCGTGATGTGGCGGTAATGAACTGGGAGCGCGGAAGCCGTTTGTTGCCGGACGGCATGATTAGTGCTCAGGATATGGATGAGCTGACCACCCGTAAGCTGACAACGGCGGCAGGTGTGGTTCAAGCTGAAGCTGCAGTTAAGGGCTCAGAGCTTCAATTAAGTTACACCAAAATTTATGCTCCCATCTCAGGTCGTATTAGTAACTCAAAGGTCAGCACTGGTGACATTATCAGCTCTAACTCTGAAATGGCTAACTTGGTTCAGTTGCAGCCTATGTGGGTTAATTTTCAAGTAGCTGAAAGAGCATTGATCAATGCTCGTGAGAGCTTTGCTAAGGCGGCGAAGAAAGAGATCGAGATCTCAGACATCATCATAGGGTTACGCCTGCCAAATGGCAGTATGTTTTCAGAAACAGGCTATGTGGACTTTGTGAGTAACCGTGTCGATGCCGCAACAGGTACTCTACCTATTCGTGCGACCTTCAAGAATGAAAACAAGCTGATGTTACCAGGCATGTTTGTCACCTTAATCATAGAGTCACCAGTGAAAGAGAATGCACTGCTTATTCCTCAAGCATCGGTACAGGAAGATCAACAAGGTCGCTTTGTGATGGTGCTTAACGATAAAGATGAGGTTGAGAAACGTATTGTTGAGTTAGGTGAGCGCTTCGGCATCGATTGGCGTGTCTTGAGTGGCCTTAAAGATGGTGAACGGATTGTGGTTGATGGACTACAGAAAATTCGCCCTGGTATTCAGGTAAAAGCAGTTGAGCAGGAAGTAATTCCGTTTAAAGAGTCTCAAACGGCACCTAAATAG
- a CDS encoding BCCT family transporter — protein MNRKPEHLNTSPAPIKHRISKEKIGFISCLLLAATFLLFPGTAVTFAASISDYAIKEYGLGFIVFPSLLVILSLLIAFTPFGKVRLGGWDEKPEFGFISWTAMLFAAGMGSGLIFWGVAEPIVHFAHPPSFVADTPLTSNVEDAKDTALALTYFHWGVHAWAVYAISGLVMAWFAFNRGRAMTISASFTDKAKGGRFQVFDFLAVIAVIFGVAGTLANTIALVQSGLQQVLPWDIAGLIFRLVLLMAIALAFTLSSTLGLDRGIKQMSLFNLLFVIAILLVVVSIVDPFAVAETLVTSTVSYISLLPSLSFTIDPSSRAWSEGWSIIYFVWWIAWAPFVGPFIARISKGRTVRQYLLCTIFVPTLTTIVWFSAFGGSVFEMSILDDVIAATNSDVTYGLFTFFDAIPYGKILTYSAILLLVTFVITSADSAIYVSGMLTGSSQLGSKLMWSLTLVAITIALLLKNDIELNKQIAILGAVPFTLILMAQTCILLKEMFNHKRVVDSDE, from the coding sequence ATGAATAGAAAACCTGAGCACCTGAACACCTCACCAGCTCCTATAAAACATCGCATTAGTAAAGAGAAGATAGGCTTTATCTCCTGTCTGCTTTTGGCCGCCACTTTTCTCCTATTTCCTGGCACTGCGGTGACTTTTGCCGCCAGTATCTCTGACTATGCAATTAAGGAGTATGGGCTGGGTTTTATCGTATTTCCTTCACTCTTGGTTATTCTGTCACTGCTCATCGCCTTTACCCCATTTGGTAAAGTGAGATTAGGGGGCTGGGATGAGAAGCCTGAGTTTGGTTTTATCAGTTGGACCGCCATGCTATTTGCTGCGGGGATGGGATCTGGTTTGATCTTTTGGGGGGTGGCTGAGCCTATTGTGCATTTTGCGCATCCGCCGAGTTTCGTGGCGGATACACCGCTGACATCGAATGTTGAAGATGCTAAAGATACTGCTCTGGCACTGACCTACTTCCATTGGGGCGTTCATGCTTGGGCAGTTTATGCCATCAGTGGCTTAGTGATGGCTTGGTTTGCCTTTAATCGTGGGCGAGCTATGACCATTTCGGCGAGTTTTACCGATAAAGCCAAGGGGGGAAGGTTTCAGGTTTTTGACTTTCTAGCTGTAATCGCGGTTATCTTCGGTGTCGCGGGAACTTTAGCTAACACCATTGCGTTGGTGCAAAGTGGTTTACAGCAGGTTCTGCCTTGGGATATTGCTGGTTTGATATTTCGATTAGTTCTGCTTATGGCTATCGCATTGGCCTTCACGCTCTCATCAACTCTTGGACTTGATAGGGGGATTAAGCAGATGAGTCTGTTTAACTTGCTGTTTGTTATCGCCATACTGCTGGTCGTTGTCAGCATTGTGGATCCCTTTGCGGTTGCTGAAACCTTGGTTACTTCAACGGTGAGTTATATCAGTTTGCTTCCCTCGCTCTCCTTTACTATCGATCCCAGTTCTCGGGCTTGGAGTGAAGGGTGGAGTATCATCTATTTTGTCTGGTGGATTGCCTGGGCACCCTTTGTCGGTCCATTTATTGCGAGGATTAGCAAAGGACGTACGGTTCGCCAATATTTGCTGTGTACGATATTTGTTCCAACACTTACCACTATCGTCTGGTTCAGTGCTTTTGGTGGAAGTGTATTTGAGATGAGCATTTTGGACGATGTGATTGCGGCGACCAATAGTGATGTAACTTATGGCCTGTTTACCTTTTTCGATGCTATCCCCTACGGAAAAATACTAACCTACAGTGCGATTTTATTACTGGTGACCTTTGTTATCACCAGTGCCGATTCTGCTATCTATGTCAGTGGTATGCTAACAGGTAGCAGTCAGTTAGGGTCTAAATTGATGTGGAGTTTAACCTTAGTGGCGATCACAATCGCGCTATTATTGAAAAACGATATTGAGTTGAATAAGCAGATAGCTATTTTAGGGGCTGTGCCATTTACCTTAATTTTAATGGCACAGACCTGTATTTTACTCAAAGAGATGTTCAACCATAAAAGGGTTGTGGATAGTGACGAGTAG
- a CDS encoding alkaline phosphatase gives MIVINMKIVAALVSCSLVTITANAAVLPTNQTDSEWFKSSALKVTEKTQQVNKEKAKNVILFVGDGMGISTLTAARIFQGQQIEGNMGGEENFLSFEQFPHTALVKTYNTNQQTPDSAGTMTAMVTGVKSKAGVLSVSDTSLRANCLSSKGNELTTLVDLANAKGLSTGVVSTARITHATPAAAYSSTPERGWEADSNLPAEAITNECKDIAYQLVMRDEDNALTVALGGGRRNFIPDTITDGEDKKGRRSDGVDLTKSWTDNLSNAAYVWDKTGFDAIDTASTEHLLGLFNSSHMEYEADRMDDTAGEPSLTEMTTKSIDILKKNDQGYLLIVESGRIDHGHHAGNAHRALMDAVELSNAVQAAIDSTDPEETLIMVTADHSHVFTIAGYPKRGNPILGLVHNVDGNVATAKDGKPYTTLGYTNGPGAVVGLRDDLSSVDTQEKSFKQQALIPMGSETHAGEDISLHATGPGSHLVQGVIEQNVIFHIINQAQSLGGTKY, from the coding sequence ATGATAGTGATTAATATGAAAATTGTAGCTGCGCTCGTTTCATGCAGTTTAGTAACTATTACGGCCAATGCAGCCGTACTACCTACCAATCAAACTGACAGTGAGTGGTTTAAATCCAGCGCACTCAAGGTCACAGAGAAAACTCAACAGGTGAATAAAGAGAAGGCTAAAAATGTCATTCTTTTTGTGGGTGACGGTATGGGGATCTCAACCTTAACCGCTGCACGCATTTTTCAAGGACAGCAAATAGAGGGCAATATGGGTGGCGAGGAGAACTTCCTCAGCTTCGAGCAGTTCCCTCACACTGCGTTAGTAAAGACTTACAACACTAATCAGCAAACACCTGATTCGGCTGGCACCATGACAGCTATGGTGACAGGGGTGAAATCTAAAGCGGGCGTCTTATCCGTCTCTGACACCAGCCTGCGTGCAAACTGCTTGTCATCAAAGGGGAATGAGCTCACGACCTTGGTGGATTTAGCGAATGCCAAAGGCCTCTCCACCGGCGTTGTCAGCACAGCTCGTATCACACATGCAACCCCAGCAGCCGCTTATTCAAGTACGCCTGAGCGTGGTTGGGAAGCAGACAGTAACCTACCAGCAGAAGCGATCACCAATGAATGTAAAGATATCGCCTATCAACTGGTCATGCGCGATGAGGACAATGCACTCACTGTCGCTCTTGGCGGCGGACGCCGTAACTTTATTCCTGACACCATCACAGATGGCGAAGATAAAAAAGGTCGACGCAGCGATGGAGTTGACCTAACCAAAAGCTGGACAGATAACTTAAGCAATGCAGCTTATGTATGGGATAAAACAGGTTTTGATGCGATAGATACAGCCTCAACAGAACATCTACTTGGCTTATTTAACTCCTCTCATATGGAGTATGAAGCAGACAGAATGGATGACACCGCAGGTGAGCCCTCACTCACCGAGATGACCACTAAATCTATCGATATACTGAAAAAGAACGACCAAGGTTACCTATTAATCGTTGAGTCAGGACGGATAGATCATGGCCACCACGCAGGTAATGCACACCGCGCCTTGATGGATGCGGTAGAGCTCTCAAATGCCGTTCAGGCAGCAATTGACAGTACCGATCCTGAAGAAACTCTCATTATGGTGACCGCTGATCACAGCCATGTGTTTACTATCGCTGGGTACCCTAAGCGCGGTAACCCTATCTTAGGCTTAGTGCACAATGTCGATGGCAACGTAGCCACAGCCAAAGATGGTAAACCTTACACCACACTTGGCTATACCAACGGCCCAGGCGCGGTAGTAGGTCTTCGAGATGATCTCTCATCTGTCGATACTCAAGAGAAAAGCTTTAAACAACAAGCGCTAATTCCAATGGGAAGCGAGACTCATGCTGGCGAAGATATTAGCCTGCACGCCACAGGTCCAGGGTCACACTTAGTTCAAGGTGTCATAGAGCAAAATGTCATTTTTCATATCATCAACCAAGCCCAATCTCTTGGCGGCACTAAATACTAG